Part of the Paenibacillus guangzhouensis genome is shown below.
CGGATTAACGATGGGTCTAACTGCGCAATTGACGGTATTCGGTAAAATTATGATTAGCTTGATGATGTTCATCGGAAGGCTCGGACCATTGACTTTAGCTTATGCGATTGGACCGAAGACCGAAAAAGAGTTGTATCGTCATCCGGAAGGTAAAATGATTATTGGATAGGAGATCGAAAGAAAGACATGAAAACAGAACAATTTGCAGTGGTCGGATTAGGACGGTTTGGTTCAAGTCTTGCGAAGGAATTGATCGAACTTGGACATGAAGTGTTAGGGATTGATAAGGATGAAGAGGTTGTTGATGCGATGAATGGCAAGCTGACACATGCCGTCGTCGCGGATGCGACCGATGTGGACACCTTGCGCTCGCTGGGCGTTCGCAACTTCGATTGCGGCGTCGTCGCCATTGGGGATGATATTCAGACGAGCATACTGGCCACGATTCAGCTGAAGGAGCTAGGTGTGAAGAAAGTTGTCGCCAAAGCGATTACGGAGCTGCATGGCCGCGTATTGGAGCGGATCGGTGTAGACCGTGTGATATTCCCTGAGCGTGATATGGGGATTCGGGTGGCGCATCAGCTGGTGTCGCCGAATCTGCTCGACTATATTGAACTGTCCAAAGATTATTCGATTGCGGAGTTGACCGTTCCTAGCTGTCTTGACGGTGTCTCGCTCAAGGAGCTTAGCCCGCGATCGCGATTCGGCTGCAGCATTGTTGCGATCAACAAGAAGGAAGGGGTTATCGTTGTTCCGACAGCGGAACAAGTGCTCTCGGAGAAAGATATTATGGTCATTATCGGAACCAATGAGCAAATTGATGCCTTCGAAGAGCGGATGACCGACGGCGAAGTGTTGTCGTAATACAGCAGTGA
Proteins encoded:
- a CDS encoding potassium channel family protein is translated as MKTEQFAVVGLGRFGSSLAKELIELGHEVLGIDKDEEVVDAMNGKLTHAVVADATDVDTLRSLGVRNFDCGVVAIGDDIQTSILATIQLKELGVKKVVAKAITELHGRVLERIGVDRVIFPERDMGIRVAHQLVSPNLLDYIELSKDYSIAELTVPSCLDGVSLKELSPRSRFGCSIVAINKKEGVIVVPTAEQVLSEKDIMVIIGTNEQIDAFEERMTDGEVLS